ATGGACCAACTAACTGAGGCAAATCTACTAAACAACTTAGAAAAACATTTACAAAGTGTCACTACTATCTTAATAACGCAAAAAATGGGACTTCTAAAAATTGTAGATAGGATTATAGTTATAAATGAAGGCAAAATTATTATTGATGCGCCAAAAGAAGAAGCACTTTTAAAACTTCAAGGCAAAGGAGCAAAAAATGAAAATGAATAAAAAAGCTCCTATCGAATACACACAAAAAGATTATGAGTTTATGAACAGCCTTAGTGCGGCTGTTTTAGAGATGAGTCCGACAAAAACAAGCAGAGTTATAAAAATCTGGCTTGTCACTATCGTTATATTTATCGGATGGGCATCATTTGCAGAAGTTGATGAGATAACAAGAGGAGACGGAAAAGCTATCCCTTACGGTCAAAACCAAATCATTCAAAATCTCGAAGGCGGTATCATAGAATCAATCCTTGTAAATGAGGGACAAAAGGTAAAAACCGATGAAGTGATTTTAAAAATAAACAATGCAAAATCTCTATCTACCTCAAAAACAAATGAGATAAAATTTCAAGAGCTTGAGGCAAAAAGACAAAGACTATATGCAGAAGCAAATGAACTTGAGTTTAATCCGCAACCGACTGATGATGAGGAACTAAATGCACAAATAGAGCTTAATATAAAACTCTATAACTCAAGAATGATGGAGTTTAAGGCAAAAGACAACTCATTTGTAGAACAGATTGAGCAAAAAAAACAGCAGTATGTCGAAGCAAAAGCAACTGCCGTGTCACTAAAAAAATCTCTTGAGTATGTAACAGAAGAGATAGCGATGACTACTCCGATGGTAAAAGAGGGTATAAAATCCAAAGTTGATTTTTTAAAGCTTCAAAGAGAAGCAAATGAAATAAAAAATAAAATAGAAGCTACCGAACTATCTTTGCCGAGGTTGGATTCTGCTATAATCGAATACAAAAACAAAAGAGTAGAAGCAAAAAAATTCTTTTTAAATACTTCACGAAAAGATCTAAATGAAGTAACGGCGGAAATCTACCGCATTAAAACTCAACAAGTAGAGTTTAGTGACCAGATAGAGCGAACGATGGTAAAATCTCCCGTAGACGGAATAGTGCAAAAGCTTTATACTCATACAGTCGGCGGAGTCGTAAAACCGGGTGAAGATCTCATAGAAATAGTTCCGACAAGCAAAAAGCTTATATTAGAGATAAAAATCAAGCCAAGCGATATTGCATTTATTCATCCGGGAGCTAAGGCAAATGTAAAAATCTCCGCATATGATTATGCCATACATGGAGGATTAGAAGGAAAAGTTATCTTTATATCACCGGATACTATAACGGATAAAAAGGAGAATACTTTCTATATCATCCATGTTGAGACAGAAAAAAGCTATCTAGGAACTGAGGAACATCCTCTTCAAATCATCCCCGGTATGGTAGCAAATGTGGATATTGTAACAGGTAAAAAAACTGTTATGCAGTATATTTTAAAACCTATACTCAAATCAAAACAGTATGTTTTCTCGGAGAGATAATATGAATATCATTATCTATAGTGCAGATATAAACATAATTGATGAATGGAAAAAAAAAGAGCCGCTCAGCGGTGCCGCTTTCTGCGGTGATGCAGACTCTCTTTTGGTACTTTTGAAAAAAGAGCCGTATTCTGTTGTTATAGCCGACTATGACAGTGTTGCGCCGGAGCTTAACGGACTTTTTGCATCAGGCACGGTGATAGAAAATCTTATAGTTTTAGAAAAAGCTCCGGAAGCTATAACCGGAAAATCACTTATATTTCACGGTATAAAAGCGTATGGAAACTCTAGGATGCTATCACATCATATAAGCCAGATGTTAAAGACTGTTCAAAATGGAAATATTTGGAGTTACCCTGAACTAACGGCACTTCTGGCAAAAACAAAAAATAAAAAAAATCTCTCCATAGAAGCAGAGCAACTCTTAAAGAACAGGCTCTCTCAAAAAGAACAAGAGATAGTACATTTCATTCTCGAAGGGCTTACAAACGATGCAATAGCACAGATGTTAAACATCACGCCAAGAACCGTAAAAGCACATATAACTTCTATCTTTTCAAAACTTCATGTAAATGACAGACTCTCTTTGGTTTTGTTAGTTAAATAGACTCTATCTTATTAAATAAAGATTGCCACGCTTTGCTCGCAATGACCGTCATTGCGAGGAGTTTACGACGAAGCAATCTATGTTTGTTCAGTATGAGCTTACTTATGAACTGTTATATCATCCTCAATTTGAAGTTTTACGGTCGGATCTTGTGTTGATGTATATTCGTCAAAGCCGACTTGTGTCTGAGTCGTTGATTTACTCCAATTATCTGCCGTTTGCAGAGAAACACTATCACTTGCATCCCCTGTAATATAGAGTATTTTGTCCCCATCAGTCATGCTTATAACATCAGCTAAAGTTAGACTTATATCTTGTGTGCCGTTGCCTAAATCTATCTCTTCTATATTTTTAATAAGATTATCATTAAGTGCTCTAAAGTCTATTGATGTCTCAACTAGCAATGTATCATAACCGACTCCGCCGTCAACTAATGTGTCTACGACATCTAAAACCAAAATGTCATTACCTGCTCCGCCATTCAGTGTATCTGCACCGGCTTTACCGTCTAGCCACTCATTGCTTGCAGTTCCTGTAATCGTCTCCCCTGATGCTGTTCCCAAAAGATCAATTTTAGCAGTATCTGTATCTGCAGCGGTACTTAAATTACTACTTTCCGTTGCAGTAACACTAGCTTGTATTCCATTTATTTGTGCATCACTCAAAGCAACTGCAGTTGAAATAGTTATATCATGTCCGGCAATAACTGATGCCGTACCGCTACTGACAGTAACAGCTGAATTAGCTGTACTGTCCCAAAGAACTGCTTCATTTGGAATATTGGTCAATGTGATATTTGAAAGTGTTTCACTTCCATCTACATCAGAGAGATATGCAGCGGTATGAAGCGTATATTGATAACTTCCCTGATTAATTTGAATATTATCAAATCTGACATCTTGATCATCATCAAATACATACAGACCTATTGTATTTAGTGCAGGTGCCGATGTAACACCTCCTGATACGGTTCCATATGCGTAACTTAGTGTACTTGTAGCCGAACTGCTTGCATCTAACGCGACAACAGACATTCCACTATTGTTAACAGAAAGTGTAAGCTTAAACCAATCATCTCCATCAAATGTTGTTGAACCTAAAGTTGTTGGAATACCATTTGTCATTTGAACCAATACCAGTCTTTTATAATCCCCAGGATAACTTGTATAAAGATCACCACCGGTTGGATTATATCGACTTCCAGGGTTTTCCCATCGTACTAAGAAATAATTATCCGAATTTTGATAACCAAATACAAAACCAATTCCATTAACCTCCGGTCCGGCCGTATCGGCAAATAAGTCAACTGATAAAGTATAATTTGTATACGCTTTTTGAGCAGCACTCAAACCACTGTAAGCAAGCATTCCCTGTGCATCATCTCCGGCATCACTATTGTTATATACCAAGTCACGCGTATTATCATCATCGCTATATGTACTAGCTGCTGGATTGACGATTGACCAACGACTGTTGTTAAATTGACTGGTTGATGTTTGCCCAGCCCATGCAACATTGCCAAAAAGTGTTGCTTCAGTAGATCCTTTGGTACTACCAAGGATTTCAGCAAAACTATTTTTAAGAAGTGTTTGCGTTGTCCAACCGGTATAATTGCCGTCATCAAAATTTTCTGTAAATGCAGAACTACCAACTACTCCACTTTTTGTAATATGTACTAAAACATCCGGTGTATCTGCTGCAGCATTGACTGTAACATTAACACTTCCAGTTTCATTTACTCCTCCACTAGTTACAGTGTAGTTAAAGCTTGCAGATCCGTTGTAGTTCGTTATTGGTGTAAAGTCGAGAGTTCCGTCTGATTTGAGGGTAACATTTCCATTACTCACCGATACGCTTCCACCTACCGCAATTGCCGTACCATTGATTGCGGTAATGGTATGTCCTGTATTCTCAAAGCTATCGTTAGCATTCACATTGATATTTACGGTTGTATCTTCATTAGTGTTCACTGTATCATTCACTATATCCGCTACAGCCGATACGCTAATAGCAACAGTATCACTATCACTAAGTGTACCATCACTGGTCACTATGCTCAAGCTCGCCGCTCCGTTATAATCTGCTGTCGGTGTATAGCTTAATCCGTTGAGTGCCGCGTTAATTTGTAAAGCAGTACCGCTTACGACTACGGTTCCCGTTCCGTTTCCGCTTACGGTAACGCCACCGGTACTTCCAAGACTCAAGATGCCGTTTCCGATACTTAATGTCGTGGTCAATGTTCCCCCATCGACATCTGCTACCGTAATTGCGTTTCCGTTAGCACTACTGAATACTTTCGCTGCGTCCTCGGTTGTTGTCTGTGCTATAGGTATGGTGTTAGTAGGTGCATCATTTAGAGGATTAACGGTAATGCTTACAGTCGCAGTCGCTCCCTCGGCATTGGTATAGGTAAAGCTGTCAGCCCC
This genomic interval from Sulfurimonas sp. contains the following:
- a CDS encoding HlyD family type I secretion periplasmic adaptor subunit, whose amino-acid sequence is MKMNKKAPIEYTQKDYEFMNSLSAAVLEMSPTKTSRVIKIWLVTIVIFIGWASFAEVDEITRGDGKAIPYGQNQIIQNLEGGIIESILVNEGQKVKTDEVILKINNAKSLSTSKTNEIKFQELEAKRQRLYAEANELEFNPQPTDDEELNAQIELNIKLYNSRMMEFKAKDNSFVEQIEQKKQQYVEAKATAVSLKKSLEYVTEEIAMTTPMVKEGIKSKVDFLKLQREANEIKNKIEATELSLPRLDSAIIEYKNKRVEAKKFFLNTSRKDLNEVTAEIYRIKTQQVEFSDQIERTMVKSPVDGIVQKLYTHTVGGVVKPGEDLIEIVPTSKKLILEIKIKPSDIAFIHPGAKANVKISAYDYAIHGGLEGKVIFISPDTITDKKENTFYIIHVETEKSYLGTEEHPLQIIPGMVANVDIVTGKKTVMQYILKPILKSKQYVFSER
- a CDS encoding response regulator transcription factor gives rise to the protein MNIIIYSADINIIDEWKKKEPLSGAAFCGDADSLLVLLKKEPYSVVIADYDSVAPELNGLFASGTVIENLIVLEKAPEAITGKSLIFHGIKAYGNSRMLSHHISQMLKTVQNGNIWSYPELTALLAKTKNKKNLSIEAEQLLKNRLSQKEQEIVHFILEGLTNDAIAQMLNITPRTVKAHITSIFSKLHVNDRLSLVLLVK
- a CDS encoding tandem-95 repeat protein; the protein is SITVNPLNDPTVTVNDTASTNEDSAVVIDVLANDTDIDSAKSSVASVTQGSHGTVAINPDGTLTYTPEANYNGADSFTYTNSEGATATVNVTVNPLNDPTVIVNDTASVNEDSAVIIDVLANDTDIDSAKSPVASVTQGAHGTVAINGDGTLTYTPEANYNGADSFTYTNSEGATATVNVTVNPLNDPTVIVNDTAAVNEDASVIIDVLANDTDIDSAKSPVASVTNGAHGTVAINGDGTLTYTPEANYNGADSFTYTNAEGATATVSITVNPLNDAPTNTIPIAQTTTEDAAKVFSSANGNAITVADVDGGTLTTTLSIGNGILSLGSTGGVTVSGNGTGTVVVSGTALQINAALNGLSYTPTADYNGAASLSIVTSDGTLSDSDTVAISVSAVADIVNDTVNTNEDTTVNINVNANDSFENTGHTITAINGTAIAVGGSVSVSNGNVTLKSDGTLDFTPITNYNGSASFNYTVTSGGVNETGSVNVTVNAAADTPDVLVHITKSGVVGSSAFTENFDDGNYTGWTTQTLLKNSFAEILGSTKGSTEATLFGNVAWAGQTSTSQFNNSRWSIVNPAASTYSDDDNTRDLVYNNSDAGDDAQGMLAYSGLSAAQKAYTNYTLSVDLFADTAGPEVNGIGFVFGYQNSDNYFLVRWENPGSRYNPTGGDLYTSYPGDYKRLVLVQMTNGIPTTLGSTTFDGDDWFKLTLSVNNSGMSVVALDASSSATSTLSYAYGTVSGGVTSAPALNTIGLYVFDDDQDVRFDNIQINQGSYQYTLHTAAYLSDVDGSETLSNITLTNIPNEAVLWDSTANSAVTVSSGTASVIAGHDITISTAVALSDAQINGIQASVTATESSNLSTAADTDTAKIDLLGTASGETITGTASNEWLDGKAGADTLNGGAGNDILVLDVVDTLVDGGVGYDTLLVETSIDFRALNDNLIKNIEEIDLGNGTQDISLTLADVISMTDGDKILYITGDASDSVSLQTADNWSKSTTQTQVGFDEYTSTQDPTVKLQIEDDITVHK